The region tggAATGTGGAAAATAGTAGAATCTTAGTGAAATGAAGAAAGTAATTAGAAATTAGGTAGATAAAGTAGAATGGTGATTGTTAAAAGGGATGTGGACAGCGTGAAACAAATTTCGAAGAAAATTGAAAAAGAATCCAGTGGCGAACCAGGAAAATTCGCTATTGATACGATGGGGTGTAATGGTAGTTAGTCAgtttattaataatgaaaattcTAGTATCAACCGCCCTTTTACTAATTAATCTAGCTTGCGCTACGAATGTGGACCTAGAGAGAGAAAACTCTAACCATCTAGTAACATTAACCGAATCGACATTTGAGAAGTTGACGCAGGCCTCTTCCGGTTCAACAACAGGTATCCCACAGATAATATAGAAATAAACTAGATAAGAATTGGTATAAAGCAGGTGTTGAGAGAGGGTGTAACTGAGAATTAGAGCATAACTTGCACTTGAAACGACATCGACGCGTCTGTTATGTGGcctaatttaataaaatcgGCACACCCTGCTGAAATACGCACATTGtactatttattacacTTGTTTTGGCCAATCTACATTAGTTAGTGCGGATAGTTAAGTACCTGGTGGCATGAGGAATGACGATGGTGTAGGAACATGGTTCGTTAAGTTTTACGCGCCGTGGTGTTCGCACTGCAGGAGAATGGCACCAGCATGGGAGTCGCTGGCAAAGGAGCTCAAAGGCCAGGTCAACGTGGCAGACGTCGACGTGACCAGGAACCCTAAACTGGGCAGAAGATTTCAGATAAAGGGGTACCCGACCCTTGTTCTGTTCCACAAGGGAAAGATGTATCACTACGAGGGAGGCGAGAGAACAGTGGAAAAGCTGTCGCAATTTGCTCTAGGTAGGTGTTACTAGTGGATTCTAACGGTGACTGGCTATTGCTGGGTGCAGCCGCCGAGTATAATCGACTAATTTATGAGTAGGTGAATTCAGCAAAACGGACGCGTTGCCCGTTCCAGCTCCACTGTCAGTGTTCGCTCTCGCAAGCGACTTTGTAGTGAGTGGAGTCAACGAAGCTCTGAGAGTGTACGACGCAGCACTGGCAGGATTTGTCACAATATCCACGTTCGCATTTTTATTCGGAATGGTTGTCGGACTTGTACTGtcgttatttttattcacaaGAAAAGCAACAAGGAAGCCGAAGGTACTAACGGAACGTAAAAAGGATAAATGAGaagttaatgtgtattaatatAGATGGATTTGTGTTAACTATTCAGTTGTATTTCACGCTTGTCGTTTAACAATTGGATGTTAATTGGACGTTTTGATTTATAGGAGCAGTAGggaattttttaaacaaggTAAATTGGATTGTATTGTATTGGTAGGGAGTATTGGATAATAAGAGTTATAAGAGTGAGGCTTGTATGGGAGTTGAAGGTGATAATAGAGTTGATGTAGAGCTTTGTGTATGTTggtaatttttaaaaaccTTTGGATATTTGggaattaataaataaatcgATAATGGAGATATCAGGAAGATGAGCTACCATAGCATAGTATAACTAATATAGGCTGGTAAAACGTACCTCTTAAACCAAAGATCAAACTCCTCCCACCAAGTACGCCATTATCGACTCCTCCTGGCAGTTACTATCCGTTTCCATTATCAACCTGTCCCGGCCCTTGGAACCGTACTCGATGCCCAGCGACTTGCGTATCTCGTAGGCGCGCCGTTCTATGAGTTCCCGCAGATCAATCTCGAGCCCGGGGTAGTTGCGAGGGTAGGCAGGTATGCCGAGCACCGTTTTTCCCAGTTTGTCCTGTATTTCCCGGGCGTCTCGGGCAAACGCGGCGTCGCGCGCGCACGTTTGTTCGCGGTTTTCGCGCTGTTCCTGGGAGGTTTGGTCGGTCTGGCCGTTGTTTTGGCGGCCGTTGTGGTTGTTGTTGCCGTTATGGGCGGGTTGGGGGCCACCCGTGCCCGTAGCAGGGGGCGGACACTCGGCGCAGTTTTCGCCGTTAGCCCCGGGTTGGGTAGCGGCGGGCTGGGTGCTCGGGGCGTCCTTGCAGCTGTCCCCCGTCCCTGTGCCCGTCCCTGTATTCGTGTGGCCCGCGCCCGTGCCCGTTTGACCCGCACCCGCCCCTGTACCCGCCTGACTGGCGGCCATCCGGACCCACTTGAGCTGGGCAGGCGGTTTCGACGGGGCCGGGTCGTCCGTGCCCCCGTTGCCAGTGGTGGGTACGCCACTCGCTCCGTTACCGCTACCACCCCCTCCGCCCCCGTTGCCGTTACCACCCCCTTCCTGTGGCCCGGAGCACAACCGCCACCACTCGCTCGGCCGGCCCCTGAAGCCGAGCTCGACCACCAGGGGCCAATAGTGGGCGCAATCGTACATGTAGTAGTACGTACACACGGTTTGCAGTTGTTTTTCGGGTGCGTATTTGAAGCAGAACGCCTGGGTAGTGGTGGTGGTACTAGGGGTAGGGGTAGGGGCGGGCTGAGCGGGGCACTGCCCATTTGACGAGGCCACCACCGTCCCCTGACCCGCACCCGCACCCTCGGGACAGGGCGGCTGGGCGTACGTCACCCGGCCCAGCCTAAACCCCTCGTGCTCCGGCTTGTGCGTGTAGCGCCGGTAGCACTGCAGGTCCTGGGTGGTGACGCGCACCCGAACCGGGTCGGGCGGGTAGTTGTGGGTTAGGTATGTGTAGTCGTCGGCGGCGGCCGACCCCGTTTGCCCGTCCGTAGATACCGACTGGCTTGACGGTTGTTGCTGGCCGTTCGTACCCGCCGATCCCGGCTGCTGATCGGGCCGCTTCGGCTTAAGCTTCGCTATGGCCTCAACGGTCAGGCGCAGATAAACGGGGTTCAGGAGCACGGACACCCGGAACAGCTCGGGGAGTAGCTTATTGGCGTCAAAGGTCTTATCGTCGCACATGCAATTCGTGGACCCGGCGCCCCCCGGGCCGTTGCCCACCCTAACCCACTGCTTGCAGTAGTCCGCCATGCACACGGGCCGGTACGCGTGTTTGTCGTAGCACAGCATCAGCGGCCGCGGGTCCTCGCCGTAGAAGAACACGTACAAATTGCCCTTACAGGTGGTGTACGACAGCTGTACTGACTGGCCGTTTTTGCCGTTTTTACCCCCGGTTTCGCCGTTTTTGCACCCGGTTTCGCCGTTACTCGTGGTCTGGCCGTCGCACAACTCTAGGCCCTCGTTGCCCTGGCCTTCTCCCTGCTTGGGGCAGGGCTGGCACTGGGCACTGGCGCCCTTTCCACCCGCCTTATCGACCCAGAGGCACAGCACCAGCCCGCCCACCTCGCTGATACCCGAGGCGGTGGTCAAAGCGTGTTTGAAACAGCGGTACCCCCCTGGTTGCAGGCCCGGACAGTGCACTTCCTCCACTGGGATTTCGGTCGCATTGGGTTCAGACGGGGCTGAGGGTTGCCCTTTGTTGTCGCACAGGTGGGCATCATAGGTGGTCTTAAGGGTAACGTGGTGCAGCAGCGCGTCCCTAGTGGCGAGGGGCTTGCCCGCTGTAAGGGCGTTGGTGCCTGTTGTCTTAGAGGTTTTTTCGGCTTCATCCGCTTCTTTGGCCACCTCTTTGAGTATCCTGGTTTTTACGTCGAATAACTGTTTCGCCGCCTTTTGGTTTGAACTCTTGTCGCCCGTGCCGGTATCAAAAACGTCAGTGATTAACCCGTTCTGGCCGGTTTTGTACTCGGTTGCCACGGGGCGCGTGCTCAGCACGATTTGCAGTTTCTTGCTATTGTTAAACAGTGCTTTATCCAGTTCATCACTTAGCTTTTTGTCATCGGACATGTCCAGCGACCCGGTACCTTTTGTGTACGTTTTCTTACCACGGTCCTTCAAAACGTAGTACAGGTTACACTCGAGTTTGGGGCAGGGGCCGCCATTATCGGTGGTACACATCGCAACCACGATCGGACTTTTATGTCCGGTGTCGAGTTTGTAGTAGAAAACGACGACCACGGGGAACGCGCCACACTTCAGGCCGCCATTCTTATCATGGGACGCGGAGATGCACTTGCCGTTGGCACCGCCACCGCCGGCCCCGTTCAACTTGATGCACGTACTGTCACCACCCTGTTCACTGCCCTCACCTTTGCTGTTAACGCCGCCGTAGTGTATGTTGCCCAGGCGGAACCCGTCCCCTTTACCCGTTATTCCGGCGTGCGTGTGCGTGAACCTATGGTAACAGAACGACCCGCAGGCGAATTGTGCCAATACCCGGATCCTGACCCGCCGCCCGTTGAACCAATGTACCCCGTAGTATTTGCAGGGTCGTGAACACGTCGAAACTACATTGATGTTAACGGGGTTGAGGAAATCGGCGACCCCGACCAGCGCCTTTATAAGCGGGCACTTGTCGCAAGTCCCGGTCGGTGGTGTCTGGGCGCACCCGCATTTCGCCGCGTCCGCCCCTTGTACCTCGGTACACTGGGTCCACTTTTGCTCGTTGTACGCTGCCATGTCCTTGGCCCGGTACGCCCACCCGTTGTAACACACCAGGAGCGGTCGCGGGTCGCAGCCGTAAAAGTAAACGCACACCTTATCCCCGTTATCGGGGTGGTGGTACCTTACCGAGCCGTTTTGGGCCGCGTCACCGTTGAGCTGGACCTGCTTGTACTTTCCCCGTTCACCAGTGGGTATCAAGAACTTCAGGCCGGTTATCAGGTTGATGTTGCACAGGGGATCCTTAAAAGGCCCATTAAGCTTGACAAACGGGGTCAGATCGTGGGTCATAACCTTGAAACCGTATTGCTTAACGCACGCACAGGGACCTGTTCCCGCACCCGTTTCTGTCTCGTCCTTAACCGTAATCTCTCTGCCGGTGAGCCGGTTCACGTCGTTGTCGTTGCCAGGCGATCTAAGTTCAGATTTTGGTTTGATGGCGCTCTCGACGGCCTTTTTGATCTCTTTATCGTTGTACTTCCCGCCCTGACCACCGTTCTTGTCGCTCGTCCATTCCGTCAATATCACGGCCGCGTTGAGCAACAAGAAATCGGTTTTGTCGTCCAGTTTTACGGGCGTTTCACCCGATTTGGACCCGTTTACCAGGCGCCACGTATACTCGTACCCCGGCCCACCACCTAAACCGCCACCGCCGCCAGTTGAACCGTTCTTGGTGGCCAGGATGTAGTAGCCGTACTTTTTGCCTGAGTTGGTGCCGGTCACCGCCTCGCCGTTCTTTACTGGGCCGTCCGTGTTCAGCAGCACGATCAGCTGCGGCAACATGTAGCACTTGTCGCTCGTGGAGTAGTAAACGACCAGGGTGTTCCACCCGTTCTCGTTGACCAGGTTTTTGTGGTTCCCGTTGCCGTTGCGTCCACCGGTGCCTTTAGCGACCTCGATCTTGGTTGTGCCGTTGTCACCCGGTTCAGCCGATGCGGGGGCGCCGTTACAGGTCTGGCCGGCCCCTAAACCGGGCCCGTCACACTGGCCGTTTTTCAGGGCGGTCGGGGTCACCCCGTCCTGCGTGATCTCCTTCCCGCAGTACATCAGCTGGCCGATCCGGAACCCGTTCTTCGTCCTGTGCACGACCTTCACGTAGGCCTTTTGAGCGTCGTCGCCCGTGGGTTTTTTCTCGGTCAGGCACACCCTGTTGTTGCCCACCGACGTGTCCAAATCCTTCCCCCCGTTGCTCTCGGGGAGCCCGTACCCGGTGCCCGCGCCTGAACTGCCGCCCGAACCGGCCTTGCTGGCCTTCTCGGGGTCCAGGTCTATACGGTTCAGGCACTCGTTTACCCTGTCCAGTTCGTTGGCGAGTTCTTTGCAGCACGGGCAGTCCGGGCCGCAGTCGGCGCCCTGGGCATCGTCCTGGCCCGGACAGCACGCGCACCCGCCCTTGCACTCGCCCGCCGTTTTGCACAACCCGGGGACGCACACCCACCGGTCGAAATAACAATCGCGGCTCTCCGGCTTGTAAAAAAACCCGTTGTACCGGAGCATCAGGGGCACCGTGTCCGTCTCAGAGCCACCGTTTGCATTTCCACTGGGTTTCGGGCCACCGGTCGCGTAAAAATACACGTACACGTCGCCCATGCACTGGTTGTAGTGGACAGGCGGTATTGTGAACCCGTTTGAGGGGCCGGGTTCGGGTGGACAACTGGCGGTGGGCCCCGGGGGAGCAGCGGGGCACCCACCCTCGCTCTGACTGGACGGGCACCCACCGGGACCCACACCCTCCGCCGAATACAGCGGGATCTCGACCACCCCGTTTGCGCCCGCATCGCCGTTTCTCCCGGGCAATGTAAAAACCAGGCCGGCCACCTGGTAGTGGACGGGTTTTAGCGCCTCTGTAAGCCCGTGTTTCAGGCACTTGTACTTTCGAGCGGTTAGGGCGGGGCACTGGCACTCGCAGACCGTGACCTTGACCTCCCCGTTCTGGGAGACGCCGTTTTCAATAGGCTTGAACTGGCCCTGTCCGTTTTTGGCCCCCTTGCTGGCGTCCCGGCCCTCCAGCGCGTACCCCTGGCCCCCGTTTTTGCACTCCAGGCGTATCCGCACCACCTTTTTGAGGCAATAGCGTATCGCGTCGAGGTACCGGGTCAGGCATTCGGGCTTCGCTACGAGGTCTTTGGCGCAATCCGTGTCCTTTTCCCACACCAACCTGTTCCCGCTGTCCCCGTTTATCTTTATCAGCTTATAGTACTCTTTGGCCTCGTTGTCCCCGTTGTCGCCGTTCTGCACCCCGTTACCCGGCTTGGCAAACTCCAGCTCCACCAGTAACGGGTCGCAGTACCCGGTATCGTGGTTGTAGTAGTACACGGCGACGGATAGCAGGGGGGCCCACTTGTCAGAGGCGGCGAGGTCCTTGCCCCCGTTGTTATAGTAGTCAATTTTACATGTGTCTCCAGTGCATCCGTTCCCGCAATAGACGACGTCGCCCAGTCTAAACCCGTTGTTCGCGCTACTGGACGCGTCGCCGGACCCGTTTCCCGTGCCGGCCGGCTTGTGGGTGAGCTTCCTGTAGCAGCTCTGGGTGGTGGCGGACTGGCTGCACGTCTGCGCGGTTGATTCGGACGGCTGTGTGTTCGGTACGTCCTGGCACTCGACCTGGACCTGGACCTTCTTGCCCATGTACTGGTGCACCTCGTACTTGCAGGTGTTGCCGCCCGAGCTACTAGTTTCGCTTTGGCAGGTGGTTTGGCCACTGGTAGGGGCGGCCTGGCACTCGGTGCCGGCGCCCGCTGCACCGGGCTCGCAGGGCTGGCACGGGGTTTGGGCGCCCTCCCCCGCCGTACCCGGGTGCTGGAACAGGTCGACGGTGTTCAGGAACCCGACCGTCGTCGTGAGCGCCTTAAAAAGCGCCTTGCATTTCTCGCAGTTCACATCTGCGCCCCCTGAACCCCCGTTTGAGCAGGTGCAGGTTCCAGCGCTTTCGTCACCCAGGTCGACCTTGACCCACGTGTCGAAATACCCGTTCTTATCTTTGGGGCGGTACCAGCAGCCTCCGTAGCCCAGAAGTAGTGGTCTAGGGTCGCCCGTGCCTGCTGACCCGCTGGTCCGGCCGCCCGTCCCGCCAACGCCATTGTAGAACACGACGTACAGCCTGGAGCATATCTGGGCGTTTTGGGTCTTGGAGCACGTTTGGGCGTCGGCGGTGGTTGCGCACGTGGCCGACGCGGCCGACCCGTCCGAACCCGCGCCCTGACCCCCGTTCCGGTAGTACAGGTACTGCAGGTGCGCAGGGTCCGTCTTGGTGGCGTCGTCGTACAGTCTTAGTTCGGCGTACTTCGTTTGGCAGCCACCGTTACCACGCCCGTTATCCCTGGCCGGTATCAGCAAACGCAGGCCCGCCGAGCAGCCCTGGCCCAGTTTGGTATTGACGGCCTGGGAAAAATCGTGCTGTATTACGCAGTACCCGTACTTGGTTAAGCATTTGGCGAGGCATTTGCACACCGTACTAGGGTCGCCGTTACTGGTATTAACGTCGGTCACCGTTATCTGTTTGCCGTTGACCCCGCCCGCACCGTTGCCCAGTTTCAGGCGGTTGATCCGTGTTCCGCGTCCGTTGGGTTCCAGCCCCGAAATGGCCCCGGAAACCTCTCTCTCCCCGTAATCGCCGTTCTGCCCGCTCGCCGACCCGTTATGGCCCCCGTTATGGCCCGCGTTATTCGGGCGCCTGTTTAGCAGAACCACTACGGAGTCCGTAACGTTGAACTGGATCCGGTTTAGCAGTAGTGTTATTAGGGTGTTCTGGCCGTTCTGCCGGCCGTTCTGGACGCTGGGTTGGGACCCGTTCACAGGCTGGCCGAGCAGTTTGGTTAGGTTCTGGCCTGTCATTTTTTGTAGCTGTGTGGTGAGGTCGCCGTTCGCGCCGTCCGATCCGTCTCCGTTCCCATTCAACGCCTCCTTTAGCAGTTTTTTTAGCGTTTCGTGCCCGTTGTTATGGCCCGTCCCGCCGGAACTGGTGGTCGACAGGCCGATgt is a window of Theileria orientalis strain Shintoku DNA, chromosome 2, complete genome DNA encoding:
- a CDS encoding transmembrane protein 17 — encoded protein: MKILVSTALLLINLACATNVDLERENSNHLVTLTESTFEKLTQASSGSTTGTWFVKFYAPWCSHCRRMAPAWESLAKELKGQVNVADVDVTRNPKLGRRFQIKGYPTLVLFHKGKMYHYEGGERTVEKLSQFALGEFSKTDALPVPAPLSVFALASDFVVSGVNEALRVYDAALAGFVTISTFAFLFGMVVGLVLSLFLFTRKATRKPKVLTERKKDK